The genome window TCACGGGCTTTGAGCAGGGCAGAGAGAGCAATCTGACCACCTGCTGAATCTCCTGCAAAGCAGACCTGGGATGGAGGGTGACCTGTCACAAGCAACTGCTGGTAAGCTTCAACCGTAAAATCGATGGCCTGTGGGAAGGGATGCTCAGGTGCAAGTGGGTAATCCAGAGTGAGGACTTGCCATCCGGTGTGCAGGGCCAGCAGTGCCGCCAGATGACGGTGGGTTTTGCTGGAGCCCTGGGAGAAACCTCCCCCGTGCAGGTACAGAATGGTTCCAGAAAAACCAGAAGTGGGCTGGATGCGCTCTCCAACCAGTGCCCCATCTTCAAGGGGTTCAACCAGAATCCCTGAAGGCAGTGGGTTTTTGAGGGCTTCTTCCTCCCACAGCCTGCGCTCTTCTTCCAGAGAAAGAGGTGGGAGGTTCTGGGTCAGGGGTTGACGCTGGGGTCTCATGGTTCTGCTTTCGGGACTGGCCACGGTGCTCCTCGCTGAGATCTGAATTTCTGGATGTTTGCATTTTTGAAGCTCTAAAAATCTAGAGGTTCGGATTTTTGAATTTCCGGATATTCGGGAAAGGCATGTGTATAACGCAGATTTTCTGCTCGTGATTGGTGATTTAAACCTGCAAGCAGAATAACATGGAAACAGGCAGCAGGTCTCGTAAACGTTGAGACCTGCTGCCTTGCCCTTGAGAAAACAGATTCAGACCAGAACAGCTTCCATTTTCTTGAGGTTTTCCAGACTGATCTGGATGGATTCAAAAGGATTGCGGCGTGACAGGTCCTGTTCCACCACCAGCCATTTCACCCCTATCTCTTCAGCGACCTGCAGGATGCCGGGCATGTCAAGGATGCCTTCGCCCACCTCTGCAAAGAACTGCTCTGCTCCGGGTTCCATGTCCTTCATGTGCAGCACCGGGCAACGATCCTGCAGTTTCCTGAGGTAGGTTGCCGGGTCCTCGCCGCCTTTGGCGACCCAGTACACATCCAGTTCCATCTGCACCAGGTCCGGGTCGGTGTGGGCCAGCAGCAGGTCCAGTGCATATTCACCATCGAACTTGACGAATTCCCAGTCGTGGTTGTGGTACAGGAACTGCACCCCGTTGTCTTTCAGGTGCCTGCCAATCGCATTGAAGTCTGCTGCCCGGGCCAGCACCTCTTCTTTGCTCTCGAAGCGGTAGGAGAGGGTCACGTATTTGCCTCCCATTTCGTGGAGGAAGGAGATGATGTTTTCAGGATTGGTCTGGAGTTGCTCCACACTGGCGTGGCATCCCATCACCTGCACGTTCAGACGTTGCAGGTGGGCTTTCATGTCTTCCAGGCTGATTTCAGCAGGAGGGGGACCAATTTCCAGTGCGGTGTAGCCAATCTCTGCAACTTTGCTGAGGGCTCCCAGAAAGTCGGCTTGAAGTTGATCGCGGATGGTGTAGGGTTGCAGGGCGACAGGGAATCGGGGCATGGAATCATCCTTTCTGTGGTTGGAAGAGGTTTCAGTCATCAAGGCGGCCATGTTTCAGGCCCAGTGGGAGGGGTGCAGGAACGTCCTGGAATGGAGTGAGGGTGATGCGTTGCCCGGACCTGGAGGATTCAAAGATCCCCAGGGTGGCTTCGATCACATGGCGGGCCAGGTGACCACTGGCCCGGTGCGGGCGTCCAGAGCGCACCGCGTAACTGAGGTCTGCAAGGCCCACCCCCCGGCTGTTTTCTGAAAACCCATGTGAGTATGGGAATTCCTTGAGGGTGCCATCTGGTTGCAGCAACCGGATCGGACCACCGAACATGTTGGGGTCTGGGACCTGCAAGATGCCCTCTGTCCCGTACACTTCAAACCTGGGGCTGTAGCCGAAACTTTCCTTGGCGGCCTGCAGGCTTGCCAGAACCCCGCCTTGCAATTCCAGGGTGGCGGTGGCGTGCTGTGGGGCCTCAACAGGGACGGACGCTCCGAAAAATGGTGAATGGGGATTCTGTACAGTGTGGACTTTCCGGGTCTGTGAAACTGCCCCACTGACCCTCTCAATGGGACCGAGGAGGAACACCAGTGCGGTCAGGTAATACGGAGCCATGTCAAAAATTGGGTCCCAGCCGTACTGGAAAAAGCTGGCGTGGTTGGGGTGCATCCCATCAAAGGCATTGCCCATCAGGATCTGGCCGTGTGCGGCGTAAGGGGTGCCGATCCAGCCATCATCAATGATTTTGCGGCAGGTTTGCAGCCCGGCCCCAAAGAAGGTGTCTGGGGCGCATCCCACCCTGAAGCCTTTTTTGTGGGCGCTGTCCAGAACGCGGTCTGCGTCCTCAAGGGTCAGAGCAAAGGGTTTTTCGGTGTACACGTGTTTGCCTGCATCAAGGATCTGCAGGTTGACCTCTGCATGGACTGCTGGAGAGGTGAGGTTGAGGACGATTTCAATTTCAGGGTCCGCAAGTAGCTCTTCAACACTGCAGGCCCTGGGGATGCCATACGCTTCGGCCTGTTTCTGGGCCATCTCGAGGCGCAGGTCTGCCACGGCGACAACTTCGGTGACCCCGAACATGCGGGTGAGGTTCTGCAGGTAGATGCTGCTGATGGCTCCACAGCCAATGACGCCCACTCTGGTTCTCTGCATGGTGTGCTCCTGATCGGTGAGGGGTTTCTCTCAGTCTGCACTTCTTGTCGAATCGATTCGCCAAGGTGATCAGACAACTGCTTTAAAAATCAAGGTTCCAGAGATTGATCATGCCACATGGAGTTCCCCTTTGAAAAGCTTTCAGGAATTTCCGCAATGGCAAAGAAGAGGCCAGGGAAGGCCTCCTCTTTGCACAATATTGCAGTTCACTTCGTGAAGGTGAACCAGTTCAGGTTGATGCCTTCAGATTTTGAGAACACCACATAGAGTTTCTGCACCCCGGCAGGAATGTTGGCCGGGACCTTCACGGTCTGCCAGTTCTGCCATCCCCCGGTGTTGGTGACCTGGGCCTCTGCAACCACTGGACCGTCTTCACTTCCAGTGCGAAGCTGGATGGTGCCCCCATTGCTGCCACTGGCCACACGAAACTCCACCCCTTTGGCCCCGGTGGCCCCAAAGTCAATGCGGTCGAAGACCAGATGATCCCCATTGTCGGTGTAGCCCACGTTCAGTCCTGTCCCTTCATCGGTGCAGGCTTCCGTCTGGATGCCTTTCATGCTGCTGTAAGCCTCGGCCTGGATGGTTTTGAAAGCGTCCCTGGCAGGGGCAGGTGGAGGTGGGGTGTCGCTTCCTTTTCCTGTCCAGGTGTAGGTTGCAACAGCACCTGCGGGAAGGGTGGTGTAAAAGGAGTCCCCGTTTTCCTTGATTTTGAAGGTCAGGCTGTCACTGCTGTTGTTCAGGACGATCAGGGCCTTGCTGCCATCGGGGTTTCTGAACGCCACACTCTGCAGGTTGCTGCTCGCGATGTTGTAGGTGTTGGAGTCAATGCGGAAGGCCCCTGGACGCACGGCTTTTCCGTAGTGTCCCAGCACGTAATACTCAACGTTCTTTTCGACCTGCTGGTTGTCTGAGCGGATGGTGACCACGCCCCGGCAATTTCCGCATCCACCGGTGTGGGGTGCACCATTTTCATCCAGAGCAAGGTTCCACAGCAGCACGGTTTTGGCCCAGTTGCGGGTGGCCCCGATCAGCAGGTTGGACACGTTCCATTTCAGGTTGTCGCCGAAATTGGTGGCCCAGAACCCGCCAGAGCATTCGGTGAAGTAGATGCTCTTCCCCGGGAAGGTGTCGTGCACCTGGCTCTGTGCGGACACATCCCCTCCATAACAGTGAAACGCAATCCCATCCACTGCTGCGCGGGCTGCCGGATCATTCAGCAGTTCGATGGGGTAGTTCCACTGGTCCCAGTTGTGGTCCCAGCCAATGATTTTGGCAGAGAAACCGGCTTTTTTGAGGGCAGGGGAGAGGTGCTGGCTGACAAATTTCGCCTGATCAGCCGACCCCATGCGCATTCCGGGGTAGTTGTCTGCCTCATGGTGTGGTTCATTCTGTGGGGTCACCGCATCGATGGAGATTCCAGATTGCTGGTAGGCCTGCAGGAACTTCACAAAGTAGTTGGCGTAGGTGCCGTAATGCTCGGGTTTCAGCTGACCTTTGATCAGGCTGCCCGTGGTTTTCATCCAGCCAGGTGCACTCCACGGAGAGGCCATGATCTTGAGCTGTGGATTGACCCCCAGAGCCCCTTTGATCAC of Deinococcus cellulosilyticus NBRC 106333 = KACC 11606 contains these proteins:
- a CDS encoding alpha/beta hydrolase, which codes for MRPQRQPLTQNLPPLSLEEERRLWEEEALKNPLPSGILVEPLEDGALVGERIQPTSGFSGTILYLHGGGFSQGSSKTHRHLAALLALHTGWQVLTLDYPLAPEHPFPQAIDFTVEAYQQLLVTGHPPSQVCFAGDSAGGQIALSALLKARDEGLRIPAGAFFISPWLDLTLSGETMLSLAELDPLVTRDGLQKAADVYLQDHDPQDDMASPLFASLSGLPPMLCLVGEHEVLLSDSLTLADQASEAAVQCLIKTYPEMWHVWPAWGEGLPEAVQAFKDVQAFLESVCLEDGC
- a CDS encoding sugar phosphate isomerase/epimerase family protein is translated as MPRFPVALQPYTIRDQLQADFLGALSKVAEIGYTALEIGPPPAEISLEDMKAHLQRLNVQVMGCHASVEQLQTNPENIISFLHEMGGKYVTLSYRFESKEEVLARAADFNAIGRHLKDNGVQFLYHNHDWEFVKFDGEYALDLLLAHTDPDLVQMELDVYWVAKGGEDPATYLRKLQDRCPVLHMKDMEPGAEQFFAEVGEGILDMPGILQVAEEIGVKWLVVEQDLSRRNPFESIQISLENLKKMEAVLV
- a CDS encoding Gfo/Idh/MocA family protein → MQRTRVGVIGCGAISSIYLQNLTRMFGVTEVVAVADLRLEMAQKQAEAYGIPRACSVEELLADPEIEIVLNLTSPAVHAEVNLQILDAGKHVYTEKPFALTLEDADRVLDSAHKKGFRVGCAPDTFFGAGLQTCRKIIDDGWIGTPYAAHGQILMGNAFDGMHPNHASFFQYGWDPIFDMAPYYLTALVFLLGPIERVSGAVSQTRKVHTVQNPHSPFFGASVPVEAPQHATATLELQGGVLASLQAAKESFGYSPRFEVYGTEGILQVPDPNMFGGPIRLLQPDGTLKEFPYSHGFSENSRGVGLADLSYAVRSGRPHRASGHLARHVIEATLGIFESSRSGQRITLTPFQDVPAPLPLGLKHGRLDD
- a CDS encoding carbohydrate-binding protein, producing the protein MYLSPKSTLAVLTVTLALSSCNGMTTPTPEVPTPPASAVKMWLTTGDQNSLLAPQAALAFTRDGNETFPTITVDDSRTYQQMEGVGAAFTDSSAYLISKLPAAARTQLLKDLFDHQTGAGFDYARLPIGASDFSRSHYSFNDLPAGQTDPNLEKFSIQHDQEYIIPVIKGALGVNPQLKIMASPWSAPGWMKTTGSLIKGQLKPEHYGTYANYFVKFLQAYQQSGISIDAVTPQNEPHHEADNYPGMRMGSADQAKFVSQHLSPALKKAGFSAKIIGWDHNWDQWNYPIELLNDPAARAAVDGIAFHCYGGDVSAQSQVHDTFPGKSIYFTECSGGFWATNFGDNLKWNVSNLLIGATRNWAKTVLLWNLALDENGAPHTGGCGNCRGVVTIRSDNQQVEKNVEYYVLGHYGKAVRPGAFRIDSNTYNIASSNLQSVAFRNPDGSKALIVLNNSSDSLTFKIKENGDSFYTTLPAGAVATYTWTGKGSDTPPPPAPARDAFKTIQAEAYSSMKGIQTEACTDEGTGLNVGYTDNGDHLVFDRIDFGATGAKGVEFRVASGSNGGTIQLRTGSEDGPVVAEAQVTNTGGWQNWQTVKVPANIPAGVQKLYVVFSKSEGINLNWFTFTK